One genomic region from Mycoplasmopsis meleagridis encodes:
- a CDS encoding YgjP-like metallopeptidase domain-containing protein: MLKNNYQNYPSIKVKIDNNEIIVYLILKPNIKKLKLFKKDNSWFLICHKFLTEKDIKNYEIGLKIKKLLINSSYYALSFPINVVQFNLDNEFFYLFGDENQKIKILWNIIEKEKSKIELIAQNSIVIIKINKEKFKNINVRKELIYKALSQILLAKLTIMTHEISKKLNTFTPDIKIKNMISKWGYNKIEKNNKRSITYNFKLFTLPEKIVEYVVIHELTHNIHMNHSKNFYIYAEKFFPNFRELDKKLKTYQVFLN; this comes from the coding sequence ATGCTAAAAAATAATTATCAAAATTATCCATCTATAAAAGTAAAAATTGATAATAATGAAATAATTGTTTACTTGATTTTAAAACCTAACATTAAAAAATTAAAACTTTTTAAAAAAGATAATAGTTGGTTTTTAATATGTCATAAATTTTTAACAGAAAAAGACATAAAAAACTATGAAATAGGCTTAAAGATCAAAAAATTATTAATTAATTCGTCATATTATGCATTATCATTTCCTATAAATGTTGTTCAATTCAATTTAGATAACGAATTTTTTTACTTATTTGGTGATGAAAACCAAAAAATAAAAATTTTATGAAATATTATTGAAAAAGAAAAATCTAAAATTGAACTAATTGCTCAAAATAGCATAGTAATTATAAAAATCAATAAAGAAAAATTTAAAAATATAAATGTAAGAAAAGAGCTTATTTATAAAGCTTTAAGTCAAATTTTATTGGCAAAATTGACTATTATGACTCATGAAATAAGCAAGAAATTAAATACGTTTACTCCTGATATTAAAATAAAAAATATGATAAGCAAATGAGGTTATAACAAAATTGAAAAGAATAATAAAAGGAGTATAACTTACAATTTTAAATTATTTACTTTACCAGAAAAAATAGTTGAATATGTTGTTATTCATGAATTAACGCATAATATCCATATGAATCATTCAAAAAATTTTTATATTTATGCGGAAAAATTTTTTCCTAATTTTAGAGAATTGGATAAGAAATTAAAAACTTATCAAGTGTTTTTAAATTAA
- a CDS encoding nuclease-related domain-containing protein encodes MDNANIIQEINNGIIAGSILMFILIVLVLTLTIVYYKNKTKKHNAGFQFEKSVEQKIKEYAKRNNFKFIGPSLFSYNEKYFFEIDGLLITPKVVFIIESKYYEGRIKGNALSNDIELINKKFRRKFKNPIQQNFNHIQHFYRMVGQKFNMFSLVIFPNKSVVELENLKNWNIIANLDNIEITLNEVLSNKNINELENIEKDIIKTINSCIKENRNKKVPKFKNNAKK; translated from the coding sequence ATGGATAATGCAAATATTATACAAGAAATAAATAATGGCATCATTGCAGGATCAATATTAATGTTTATTTTGATAGTTTTAGTTCTTACTTTAACAATTGTTTATTACAAAAATAAGACTAAAAAACATAACGCTGGTTTTCAATTTGAAAAAAGTGTAGAGCAAAAAATTAAAGAATATGCTAAAAGAAATAATTTTAAATTTATTGGTCCTAGTTTATTTAGTTACAATGAAAAATATTTTTTCGAAATTGATGGTTTATTAATTACTCCCAAAGTTGTTTTTATAATAGAAAGTAAATATTATGAAGGAAGAATTAAAGGTAATGCTTTAAGCAATGATATTGAATTAATTAATAAAAAATTTAGAAGAAAATTCAAAAATCCTATTCAACAAAATTTTAACCATATACAACATTTTTATAGGATGGTTGGTCAAAAATTCAATATGTTTTCTTTAGTTATTTTTCCTAATAAGAGTGTAGTTGAATTAGAAAATTTAAAAAATTGAAATATTATTGCAAACTTGGATAATATTGAAATTACATTAAACGAAGTTCTAAGCAATAAAAATATTAATGAACTTGAAAATATTGAGAAAGATATTATCAAAACTATCAACAGCTGTATAAAAGAAAATCGCAATAAGAAAGTTCCTAAGTTTAAAAATAATGCTAAAAAATAA
- the lepA gene encoding translation elongation factor 4, protein MDKSKIRNFSIIAHIDHGKSTLADRILELTNTVSAHDMDDQFLDQMDLERERGITIKLNAVQIKYKDYIFHLIDTPGHVDFTYEVSRSLAASEGALLLVDATQGIEAQTLANVYLALENNLEIIPIINKIDLPSADIERTKKEIEEIIGLPTDNAVAISAKTGLNCEAVLEAIEKYVPMPRYADDNKPLRALIFDSYFDEYRGVILLVRIFEGKLKTGEKFKFMSNDKEYHVAELGVRNPKETKKSYLEAGEVGWVAATIRDAREVNVGDTITTIDNPASEPWPGYKKKQPVVFTGFYPVDTRDYMELKESLEKIALSDSSITWEQETSKALGFGFRVGFLGMLHMEILQERLNREYHIGIIATSPSVEYKVHLTNEKIEMISNPSLLPDRTFIKLIEEPYILATLILPSSYIGNVMELCQNKRGIYKNLEYIDDNRAKLIYEMPLAEIVLDFFDRLKSLSKGYASFEYDLIGYKQSDLVKVDILLNGDKVDAFSIITQKDLAYPRARDLCEKLKKEIPRQNFEVPVQAVIGNKVIARETIKAYRKDVTAKLYGGDVTRRQKLLKKQKEGKKRMKMLGTVEVPQEAFLNILKTNIDSKK, encoded by the coding sequence ATGGATAAAAGTAAAATTAGAAATTTTTCAATCATAGCTCATATTGATCATGGTAAAAGCACTTTAGCAGATAGAATTTTGGAATTAACTAATACTGTTAGTGCACATGATATGGATGATCAATTTTTAGATCAAATGGACTTAGAAAGAGAAAGAGGAATTACTATTAAACTTAATGCAGTTCAAATAAAATATAAAGACTATATTTTTCATTTAATTGATACTCCTGGACACGTTGATTTTACCTACGAAGTTTCACGCTCCTTAGCAGCTTCTGAAGGTGCGCTGTTACTAGTTGATGCCACACAAGGAATTGAAGCTCAAACTTTAGCCAATGTATATTTGGCTTTAGAAAATAATTTAGAAATTATTCCAATTATTAATAAAATTGATCTTCCTTCGGCTGACATTGAAAGAACTAAAAAAGAAATTGAAGAAATTATTGGCCTTCCTACTGATAATGCTGTAGCTATTTCTGCAAAAACAGGATTAAATTGTGAAGCAGTTTTAGAAGCAATTGAAAAATATGTTCCAATGCCTAGATATGCAGATGATAATAAGCCTCTAAGGGCTTTAATTTTTGATTCATATTTTGACGAATATCGAGGCGTTATTTTGTTAGTGAGAATTTTCGAAGGTAAGCTTAAAACAGGCGAAAAATTCAAATTTATGTCTAATGATAAAGAATATCATGTAGCTGAATTAGGGGTAAGAAATCCTAAAGAAACTAAAAAATCATATTTAGAAGCTGGTGAAGTGGGTTGAGTAGCTGCTACTATAAGAGATGCTAGAGAAGTTAATGTAGGTGATACTATTACTACTATCGATAATCCAGCAAGCGAGCCATGACCAGGTTATAAGAAAAAACAACCTGTAGTTTTTACTGGGTTTTATCCAGTAGATACAAGAGACTATATGGAATTAAAAGAATCTCTTGAAAAAATTGCTTTAAGCGATTCTTCAATAACATGAGAACAAGAAACATCTAAAGCTCTAGGTTTTGGTTTTAGAGTAGGCTTTTTGGGTATGTTACACATGGAAATTTTACAAGAGAGACTTAATAGGGAATATCACATTGGAATTATTGCAACTTCTCCTTCAGTTGAATACAAAGTTCATTTAACTAACGAAAAAATAGAAATGATTTCTAATCCTTCATTATTGCCAGATAGAACTTTTATTAAATTAATTGAAGAACCTTATATTTTGGCAACTTTGATTTTACCCTCTTCTTATATAGGTAATGTTATGGAGCTTTGTCAAAATAAAAGAGGCATTTATAAAAATCTAGAATACATTGATGATAACAGAGCCAAATTAATATATGAAATGCCTTTAGCAGAAATTGTTTTAGATTTTTTTGATAGATTAAAGAGTTTATCAAAAGGTTATGCATCTTTTGAATATGATCTAATAGGTTATAAACAAAGCGATTTAGTAAAAGTTGATATTTTGTTAAATGGAGATAAAGTTGATGCTTTTTCAATTATTACACAAAAGGATTTAGCCTATCCAAGAGCTAGAGATCTTTGTGAGAAGCTAAAAAAAGAAATACCAAGACAGAATTTTGAAGTTCCAGTACAAGCTGTTATTGGAAATAAAGTTATTGCTAGAGAAACTATTAAAGCATACCGCAAGGATGTTACAGCAAAACTTTATGGCGGGGATGTAACTAGAAGACAAAAATTATTAAAAAAACAAAAAGAAGGTAAAAAAAGAATGAAAATGCTCGGAACAGTAGAAGTTCCTCAAGAGGCTTTTTTAAATATTCTCAAAACTAATATTGATAGCAAAAAATAA
- a CDS encoding UU173 family protein → MEKKDIEITYKEYLNSFISQPFFIWEKNYLNKETGEINLPNEDINGFKLKNNCDDNSYLNSEYDEDEIIYDDDDRLDFITWNLIIEKAEQKSTDKLKNIINNENRIRNWINNNIEMQVHNYLLNDLFKNYKYQILPKNKTNEESIINLKNALANNEVDLIINVNLIHKIQEKKNIYLKASFLAYDKKEKKCIFIKYKNSTNNNDYLLANWIYQIACKIDLEVKEIGVILFDSSNENVEKNKLKFIYSKAANNRKNKIPKYKNVNNKDKKYESFCNRITSLINNGLIYQELTKLNINNRNLTFIDSIKHDRPLGNIKKNHSNKDEEEILPSYSLISEFEENESSVFNNANFDQIIQKIIDAYYLNKPLYSNNLIDLNLEKDINAYYGKNKILLSYFLSYTLGKKYEYSTGVKPLKNELNQAYIDDLKKVIDNLRKKPNYFSENFIEELSKYLIKDKRYIWYDYEGVSSITPIIDYVNSYYQIPFQVSIVETVNGEIVPKNNNISLNIVKDPANISLIDVVDNIISVYSNKADFYIVYNKGYENTRNKEIAIIVKKSFEDNKIEFIKEMKKRNLNQFSDFENIVEHINSHTLDLRDFLAQNDFESLYVFPIKNVNLDNRLEEELSFNLNLLEINKTNEYQKKCNYLKEYSIKSKSTFFKNSYIYELKGKTSIKKIEKLITANKLNLKYKEHFKEYKNLEIKNGSMAMQVAINRYIQAIGDNEWKEKEKELKKYCQNDVIAMLVSFSFFKNMVELIFPIINKLAYKIELNEEIYFDKESKNLNIREKNYLPL, encoded by the coding sequence ATGGAAAAGAAAGACATAGAAATTACTTACAAAGAATATTTAAATTCTTTTATTAGTCAGCCCTTTTTTATTTGAGAAAAAAATTATCTTAATAAAGAAACAGGCGAAATCAATTTACCTAATGAAGATATTAACGGTTTTAAATTAAAAAATAATTGTGATGATAATTCTTATTTAAATAGTGAATATGATGAAGACGAAATAATTTATGACGACGATGATAGATTAGATTTTATTACTTGAAATTTAATTATTGAAAAAGCAGAACAAAAAAGTACTGATAAATTAAAAAATATTATCAATAATGAAAATAGAATAAGAAATTGAATTAATAATAATATCGAAATGCAAGTTCATAATTATTTATTGAACGATTTATTTAAAAATTATAAGTATCAAATTCTGCCAAAGAATAAAACAAATGAAGAAAGTATTATAAATTTAAAAAATGCTTTAGCTAATAATGAAGTTGATTTAATAATTAATGTTAATTTAATTCACAAAATACAAGAAAAAAAGAATATTTATTTAAAGGCTTCTTTCTTAGCTTATGATAAAAAAGAAAAAAAATGTATTTTCATAAAATATAAAAATTCAACTAATAATAATGATTATCTATTAGCTAATTGAATTTACCAAATAGCTTGTAAAATAGATCTAGAAGTTAAAGAAATTGGAGTTATTCTCTTTGATTCAAGTAATGAAAATGTTGAAAAAAATAAACTTAAATTTATATATAGTAAAGCCGCAAATAATAGAAAAAATAAAATTCCTAAATATAAAAATGTAAATAATAAAGATAAAAAATATGAATCTTTTTGTAATAGAATAACCTCTTTAATTAATAATGGTTTAATTTATCAAGAATTAACAAAATTAAATATAAATAATAGAAATTTAACTTTTATTGATAGCATTAAACACGATAGACCTTTAGGTAATATAAAAAAGAATCATTCTAACAAAGACGAAGAAGAGATTTTACCAAGTTATTCCTTAATAAGTGAATTTGAAGAAAATGAATCAAGCGTATTTAATAATGCTAATTTTGATCAAATAATTCAAAAAATAATTGATGCTTATTATTTAAATAAACCTCTCTATTCAAATAATTTAATTGATTTAAATTTAGAAAAAGACATAAATGCTTACTATGGTAAAAATAAAATTTTACTTAGTTATTTTCTCAGCTACACACTTGGTAAAAAATATGAATATAGTACAGGTGTTAAGCCCTTAAAAAACGAATTAAATCAAGCATATATTGATGATTTAAAAAAAGTTATAGATAACTTAAGAAAAAAACCTAACTATTTTAGTGAAAATTTTATTGAAGAATTAAGCAAATATTTGATCAAAGATAAAAGATATATTTGATATGACTACGAAGGTGTTTCATCAATTACTCCAATTATTGACTATGTAAATTCATATTATCAAATACCTTTTCAAGTTTCTATAGTTGAAACAGTTAATGGTGAAATAGTACCTAAAAATAATAATATTAGTTTAAATATTGTTAAAGATCCAGCAAATATTTCTTTAATTGATGTAGTTGATAATATTATTAGTGTTTATTCAAATAAAGCTGATTTTTATATCGTTTATAACAAAGGCTACGAAAATACAAGAAATAAAGAAATTGCTATTATTGTGAAAAAAAGTTTTGAAGATAACAAAATCGAATTTATTAAAGAAATGAAAAAAAGAAATCTAAATCAATTTAGTGACTTTGAAAATATTGTCGAACACATTAATAGTCACACTTTAGATTTAAGAGACTTTCTTGCACAAAATGATTTTGAAAGTTTATATGTTTTTCCCATAAAAAATGTTAACTTAGATAATAGATTAGAAGAAGAATTAAGTTTTAATTTAAATTTATTAGAAATTAATAAAACAAACGAATATCAAAAAAAATGCAATTATCTAAAAGAATATAGTATTAAAAGCAAAAGCACATTTTTTAAAAACAGCTATATTTATGAACTAAAAGGTAAAACTAGTATTAAAAAAATAGAAAAATTAATCACTGCTAATAAATTAAACTTAAAATATAAAGAACATTTTAAAGAATATAAAAATTTAGAGATAAAAAATGGTTCAATGGCTATGCAAGTAGCTATTAATAGATATATTCAAGCAATTGGCGATAATGAATGAAAAGAGAAAGAAAAGGAACTAAAAAAGTATTGCCAAAATGATGTTATTGCAATGTTAGTTAGTTTTAGTTTTTTTAAAAATATGGTTGAATTAATTTTTCCTATAATTAATAAATTAGCCTATAAAATAGAATTAAACGAAGAAATATATTTTGACAAAGAATCAAAAAATTTAAATATAAGAGAAAAAAATTATCTACCATTATAA
- a CDS encoding FMN-dependent NADH-azoreductase: MNNRKINIIAVNGSSSINSLSWKVNQTLVDLLNKKYDCDITTIDLNKTKLANNILNSNNISSYWNDVDSDYYIDLLKKSDLLVLNTPMNNFSYSILVKSFIDAISVANKTFSYKYSKKGDAIGLINNLKVILIFTQGSPEGWYPFANYVSNLEGIFNFLGVKEIHSLVIDGTKVAPRNAMSQEEIIEEFKDKIISLSEKLN; the protein is encoded by the coding sequence ATGAATAATAGAAAAATTAATATTATTGCTGTTAATGGTTCTTCAAGTATAAATTCACTATCTTGAAAAGTTAATCAAACCCTAGTTGATTTACTAAATAAAAAATATGATTGTGATATTACAACTATAGATTTAAATAAAACTAAATTAGCAAACAATATATTGAATTCTAATAACATTAGTTCTTATTGAAATGATGTTGATTCTGATTATTACATTGATTTATTAAAGAAAAGTGATTTGTTAGTTTTAAATACACCAATGAATAATTTTTCTTATTCAATTTTAGTTAAAAGTTTTATAGATGCTATTTCTGTAGCTAATAAAACTTTTTCATACAAATATTCAAAAAAAGGGGATGCTATAGGTTTGATAAACAATTTAAAAGTAATTTTAATTTTTACTCAAGGCTCTCCAGAAGGATGATACCCATTTGCTAATTATGTTTCAAATTTAGAAGGAATTTTTAATTTTTTAGGTGTTAAAGAAATTCATAGTTTAGTAATTGACGGAACAAAAGTTGCGCCAAGAAATGCTATGAGTCAAGAAGAAATTATTGAGGAATTCAAAGATAAAATTATTTCTTTAAGTGAAAAGTTAAATTAA
- a CDS encoding phosphotransferase family protein — protein sequence MKQRITKGYTNKSYYKNNIFWQKKIINGFNHKIKYKILKKLPFLPKLLSNNRITIKWSYIDGLQPELNKENLKILARELNYLHNSSLSFPKANYAQRINFYLSIMQKRNIKIATIEKINKLIKEILSNNSYSFPLHNDLRMSNFIKKDEKIYIVDWEYASMGDNHFDLAYLIEANFLNNEQENYFIEQYGKIDYKKLIENKILVNYLIILWVNAQKKLVFAYDYFIDKIEKELHILEKLKNTP from the coding sequence ATGAAACAAAGAATAACAAAAGGATATACCAATAAAAGTTATTACAAAAATAATATTTTTTGGCAAAAGAAAATCATCAATGGCTTTAATCATAAAATCAAATATAAAATTTTAAAAAAATTGCCATTTTTACCTAAATTATTAAGTAATAATAGAATAACTATAAAGTGATCTTACATAGATGGTTTGCAACCTGAATTAAACAAAGAAAATTTAAAAATTTTAGCTAGGGAATTAAATTATTTACATAATTCCTCTTTGTCTTTTCCAAAAGCAAATTATGCGCAAAGAATTAATTTTTATCTTTCTATAATGCAAAAAAGAAATATTAAAATAGCAACCATAGAAAAAATAAATAAATTAATAAAAGAAATATTATCAAATAATTCTTACTCATTTCCTTTACATAATGATTTAAGAATGAGTAATTTTATTAAAAAGGATGAAAAAATTTATATTGTAGATTGAGAATATGCTTCTATGGGAGATAACCATTTTGACTTAGCATATTTAATTGAAGCAAATTTTTTAAATAATGAGCAAGAAAACTATTTTATAGAACAATATGGAAAAATTGACTATAAAAAATTAATTGAAAATAAAATCTTAGTTAATTATTTAATTATTCTTTGAGTAAATGCTCAAAAAAAATTAGTTTTTGCTTATGATTATTTCATTGATAAGATTGAAAAAGAACTTCATATATTAGAAAAATTAAAAAATACTCCTTAA
- a CDS encoding bifunctional metallophosphatase/5'-nucleotidase — protein sequence MRIKKIFYKSGALALITAISPIALIATACNNDKKTNVQYSEADIQQAQEKFDKFEDSYNTTIKEKAKEYAQTKAAVDNMPSSNDNEAAAKKAAQDKLNEWLAKTRTEFANIKAQYREVFDTLKKVEKDSRYKTFKIYHTNDEHGRILLDDGKYNRYSGIEGIIQYMDGMPRDILLSAGDLVQGLPLSDSDKGETIAKLVVNAKYDLVTIGNHEFDYGLDWIRKLNDLTKAKGMPFLSANVVWKETKDGHTAGNFVFDRYKIFDINGTKIAVVGITTPDSAYTSNPKNSVDVNFLDPVTAMKAVNEDLKKQGVNFVIAATHLGVGVNNPKWESLYLGRETQDDTDLILDGHSHTKILGEKIDGTTDTYISQTQAYTTYLGDITIRFDTETGKIIKFHEELRDIDQIQVVRSGQREEEVDNLIKALQKSYSAVNDKVVFQNKINFTHVVSKQVGSENFWLGRVAQTNLGTFASDANVWTFYKENNARLTGDNAITADNTVGLTNGGGLRADLPAGTVKRGDIVKISPFGNRITAIKIKGSVLKEVFAHGAKKIKSGGYAQWSHNVSFEIVSTKGADGRATYSIKEGTLKINNKDIDDNKNYYLVTNDYLVVGGDQYSMIDLIKNPTIEKEFEGDSIADTIINYANALNTNDGIDNSYPLKWSIDKYNTDEATNFVKINYES from the coding sequence ATGAGAATTAAAAAAATTTTTTATAAAAGCGGAGCTTTAGCTTTAATTACTGCTATTAGCCCTATTGCTCTAATTGCTACTGCATGTAATAATGACAAAAAAACTAATGTTCAATATAGTGAAGCAGATATTCAACAAGCTCAAGAAAAATTTGATAAATTTGAAGATTCATACAATACAACTATCAAAGAAAAAGCAAAAGAATATGCTCAAACCAAAGCAGCAGTGGATAATATGCCTTCTTCAAATGATAATGAAGCAGCTGCTAAAAAAGCAGCACAAGATAAATTAAATGAATGATTAGCAAAAACTAGAACAGAATTTGCAAATATTAAAGCTCAATATAGAGAAGTTTTTGACACTTTAAAAAAGGTAGAAAAAGATAGTAGATATAAAACTTTTAAAATTTATCACACTAATGATGAACATGGACGTATTTTATTAGACGATGGTAAATATAATAGATATAGTGGAATTGAAGGCATTATTCAATATATGGATGGTATGCCTAGAGATATTCTTCTCTCTGCTGGAGATTTAGTTCAAGGATTACCTTTATCTGATAGTGATAAAGGAGAAACCATTGCTAAGTTAGTAGTCAATGCCAAATATGATTTAGTAACTATAGGAAACCATGAATTTGACTATGGTTTAGATTGAATTCGCAAATTAAATGATTTAACTAAAGCAAAAGGTATGCCATTTCTTTCGGCAAATGTTGTTTGAAAGGAAACAAAAGATGGACATACTGCAGGCAATTTTGTTTTTGACAGATATAAAATTTTTGATATTAATGGTACCAAAATAGCAGTTGTAGGTATTACTACTCCTGATAGCGCTTATACTTCAAATCCTAAAAATTCTGTTGACGTTAATTTTCTAGATCCAGTTACAGCTATGAAAGCAGTCAATGAAGATTTGAAAAAACAAGGCGTTAATTTTGTTATTGCTGCTACTCATTTGGGAGTAGGAGTCAATAATCCAAAGTGAGAATCTCTTTATTTAGGAAGAGAAACTCAAGATGATACTGATTTGATTTTAGATGGACATTCACATACTAAAATTCTTGGTGAAAAAATTGATGGTACAACCGATACTTATATTTCTCAAACACAAGCTTATACCACATATTTAGGTGATATCACTATTAGATTTGATACAGAAACAGGTAAAATTATTAAATTCCATGAAGAATTGAGAGATATAGATCAAATTCAAGTAGTAAGAAGTGGACAAAGAGAAGAAGAAGTTGACAATTTGATTAAAGCTTTACAAAAAAGTTATAGTGCAGTAAATGATAAGGTTGTTTTCCAAAACAAAATTAATTTTACCCACGTAGTTTCTAAACAAGTAGGAAGCGAAAATTTCTGATTAGGTCGTGTTGCACAAACTAATTTAGGAACTTTTGCTTCAGATGCTAACGTTTGAACTTTCTATAAAGAAAATAATGCTAGATTAACGGGGGATAATGCTATTACAGCCGACAATACTGTAGGATTAACCAATGGTGGAGGCTTAAGAGCAGATTTACCTGCAGGCACTGTAAAAAGAGGTGACATTGTTAAAATTAGTCCTTTCGGTAATAGAATTACAGCTATTAAGATAAAAGGTTCTGTTCTTAAAGAAGTTTTTGCTCATGGCGCTAAAAAAATTAAATCAGGTGGTTATGCTCAATGATCTCATAATGTTTCGTTTGAAATTGTGTCAACTAAAGGAGCAGATGGAAGAGCAACTTATTCAATTAAAGAAGGAACATTAAAAATCAATAACAAAGATATTGATGATAATAAAAACTATTACTTAGTAACTAATGATTATTTAGTAGTAGGAGGTGATCAATATTCAATGATCGATCTTATCAAAAATCCTACTATTGAAAAAGAATTCGAAGGTGATTCAATTGCCGATACAATTATCAATTATGCAAATGCTTTAAATACGAATGATGGAATTGATAATTCATATCCATTGAAATGATCAATTGATAAATATAATACAGATGAAGCCACTAACTTTGTTAAAATTAATTATGAAAGTTAG
- a CDS encoding MAGa7180 family putative nuclease yields MAKLTKRQYYNGIHYEVDEINQVVKLKENFHKQLLENENNKFKSFKKFGGSSIGDVFETDSFKSQFNAFCFISRIKMPPLQYKYINAGIYLEPKVIDYLQRKYPEIKIEHIISEEVDYDYFKSDPIIGGVPDGLIKEKKTVLELKAVGDKNLLKWSNNKIPEDYLKQAQLYAYLLGYKYFAMVGTFLKNEDYDNLDNVNFDLQTKIKGYKVDEAIAKDDIKKVKDFWLYYTKKGISPKYKLGRDDDQLAYLKCHNEKEWKDLFDEWKKIGKIDSDIEFN; encoded by the coding sequence ATGGCTAAATTAACAAAAAGACAATATTACAATGGTATCCATTATGAAGTCGACGAAATTAATCAAGTAGTGAAATTAAAAGAAAATTTCCATAAACAACTTCTAGAAAATGAAAATAATAAATTCAAAAGTTTTAAAAAATTCGGTGGTTCATCAATAGGTGATGTATTTGAAACCGATTCCTTTAAAAGCCAATTTAATGCTTTTTGTTTTATTTCTAGAATTAAAATGCCTCCTTTGCAATATAAATATATTAACGCTGGTATTTATTTAGAGCCAAAAGTAATAGACTATTTACAAAGAAAATATCCAGAAATAAAAATTGAGCACATTATTTCTGAAGAAGTTGATTACGATTATTTTAAAAGTGATCCAATTATAGGCGGAGTTCCAGATGGTTTAATTAAAGAAAAGAAAACCGTTTTAGAATTGAAAGCTGTTGGTGATAAAAATCTTTTAAAATGATCTAATAATAAAATTCCCGAAGATTATTTAAAACAAGCACAATTGTACGCTTATTTACTAGGCTATAAATATTTTGCTATGGTAGGAACATTTTTAAAAAATGAAGATTATGATAATTTAGACAATGTGAATTTTGATTTGCAAACTAAAATCAAAGGCTATAAAGTTGATGAAGCAATTGCGAAAGATGACATTAAAAAAGTCAAAGATTTTTGACTATATTACACAAAAAAAGGTATCTCTCCTAAATATAAACTAGGAAGAGACGATGATCAATTAGCTTATTTAAAATGCCATAATGAAAAAGAGTGAAAAGATCTTTTTGATGAATGAAAAAAAATAGGCAAAATTGATTCTGATATTGAATTTAACTAA